A window of the Lagopus muta isolate bLagMut1 chromosome 1, bLagMut1 primary, whole genome shotgun sequence genome harbors these coding sequences:
- the BTG1 gene encoding protein BTG1, whose protein sequence is MHPALYTRASMIREIAAAVAFISKFLRTKGLMNERQLQTFSQSLQELLAEHYKHHWFPEKPCKGSGYRCIRINHKMDPLIGQAAQRIGLSSQELFQLLPSELTLWVDPYEVSYRIGEDGSICVLYEAAPAGGSQNNTNMQMVDSRISCKEELLLGRTSPSKSYNMMTVSG, encoded by the exons ATGCATCCCGCCCTGTACACCCGGGCCAGCATGATACGCGAGATCGCCGCGGCCGTGGCCTTCATCTCCAAGTTCCTGCGCACCAAGGGGTTGATGAACGAACGGCAGCTGCAAACCTTCAGCCagagcctgcaggagctgctggcag aacaTTATAAGCACCACTGGTTCCCAGAAAAGCCATGCAAGGGATCAGGTTACCGATGTATCCGGATCAACCATAAAATGGATCCTCTCATTGGACAGGCAGCACAGCGGATTGGATTGAGCAGTCAGGAACTGTTCCAGCTTCTTCCGAGCGAACTCACTCTATGGGTTGACCCGTATGAAGTGTCCTATCGTATTGGAGAGGATGGCTCGATCTGTGTGCTGTATGAAGCTGCACCAGCAGGAGGTAGCCAAAATAACACCAACATGCAAATGGTAGACAGCAGAATAAGCTGTAAGGAGGAACTTCTCTTGGGCAGAACTAGCCCTTCCAAAAGCTACAATATGATGACTGTATCGGGTTAA